One genomic segment of Helianthus annuus cultivar XRQ/B chromosome 14, HanXRQr2.0-SUNRISE, whole genome shotgun sequence includes these proteins:
- the LOC110908804 gene encoding glucan endo-1,3-beta-glucosidase 14 — protein sequence MAVIVPTLILLLTLTGLFIGTNTLGVGINYGQIANNLPPPSHVSTMLKSLNIIRVKLYDADPKVLGSFANSDVEFIIGLGNEYLPRMQDPQEAQIWIQQKVQPYLSQTKITCITVGNEILGGQDSQLPQYLYPAMKTMYQALVNLGLHKQVYITTAHSLQILATSFPPSQGAFREDLVQYLQPILAFHAQTGSPFLINVYPYFAYKNDPNNVPLEYVLFEPNAGAIDPNTNLNYDNMLYAQIDAVYSAIRALNYGSIQVQISETGWPSKGDENEFGATVENAGIYHKNLIQRMQKREGTPANPSQPIDIYVFALFNENLKPGPTSERNYGLYYPNGTPVYSLGVQSDLPRMQFSASGKNGFSVLNLLVLLVGFLIIV from the exons ATGGCCGTTATCGTTCCGACACTTATTTTGTTACTCACTTTGACCG GATTATTTATTGGCACAAATACCCTTGGAGTAGGGATAAATTACGGACAAATAGCCAACAATCTCCCACCACCATCACACGTATCAACCATGCTAAAATCTCTAAACATCATTCGTGTCAAACTCTACGACGCCGACCCCAAAGTCCTAGGTTCTTTCGCGAACTCCGACGTCGAATTCATCATAGGATTGGGCAACGAATACCTTCCAAGAATGCAAGACCCTCAAGAAGCCCAAATATGGATCCAACAAAAGGTACAACCTTATCTTTCACAAACAAAGATCACATGTATCACTGTCGGGAACGAAATATTAGGAGGGCAAGATAGTCAATTACCACAATATTTATATCCAGCCATGAAAACCATGTATCAAGCTTTAGTTAACCTCGGATTACACAAACAAGTTTATATAACCACAGCTCATTCCCTTCAAATATTAGCAACATCTTTCCCGCCATCTCAAGGGGCATTTCGGGAAGATTTGGTTCAGTATTTACAACCTATTCTTGCATTTCATGCTCAAACCGGTTCACCGTTTTTGATCAATGTGTATCCTTACTTTGCATACAAGAATGACCCGAATAATGTACCGTTGGAGTACGTGTTGTTTGAGCCAAATGCGGGGGCTATTGATCCCAACACGAATTTGAATTACGATAACATGTTGTATGCTCAAATTGATGCGGTTTATTCTGCGATAAGAGCGTTGAATTATGGTAGTATACAAGTGCAAATATCGGAGACAGGATGGCCTTCGAAGGGGGATGAGAATGAGTTTGGGGCTACGGTTGAAAACGCGGGGATTTATCATAAGAATTTGATTCAAAGAATGCAGAAGCGGGAAGGGACGCCTGCTAACCCGTCGCAGCCCATTGATATCTatgtttttgcactttttaatgaGAATTTGAAGCCCGGCCCGACTTCTGAGAGGAACTATGGATTGTATTATCCGAATGGTACTCCGGTTTATAGTCTTGGTGTGCAAAGTGATCTTCCTCGTATGCAGTTTTCGGCTTCTGGGAAAAAT GGATTCTCTGTGCTCAATCTTCTAGTGTTGCTTGTTGGATTCTTGATCATTGTTTAA